Proteins from a single region of Pseudorasbora parva isolate DD20220531a chromosome 22, ASM2467924v1, whole genome shotgun sequence:
- the LOC137057974 gene encoding uncharacterized protein, producing MAEAAQKSKKAKVLSEESKKRKRESDRIKGRTRINIGPAFSRWRELKEEEGCPTDADLAAMLLDYFQKQQVTSTPHKLSCEPPQPVVSSITEESDYDRGEIPIEGVHILEECLREDEVAILEASMQSLDVVEKEEQHDSPDEEAANDPRISFIEMDESWKDPRLCEDGDSSDEDCIPFLQLRVGGAASKVGNIEQLQEISMDETVLDAAVPNSTDDQMTDVPDHLKIEKEDDLVGKKACIAYLDNLKMLASFMQLPLKACTFSNKITGEKCTGRPPFQIEMKPRGTGLVLEWLCPFGHVLWKWNSQPLLKYGMQGGDFMLSTNILLSGNNYRKVALLFKFMELGMVEESTFFKIQDTYCIEPVDEFWQKIRADVLTRLRVKDKVVILGDGRMDSPGHCAQYCTYTTIEQESRDIVHIVSLDKRETNRNSAIMEKECFVRTMDALLPEIHISEVVTDAHPQISALLKPDGKYKQWGLHHSLDIWHAAKNLGKKLRRAGLMKDQSEILPWIGEIVNHFWYCAKQASSVEEFKLKWHGVIHHVRNQHTWATGSCEHEPLGDGTQEKTWIEQGSSAHQALVAIVLDKHWLKNVKKFINFRTTSDLENFQNHILMYAGKRFSYKPAVYRTRTILAAIDYNCHNHRLPSRNRDGHKIYRRYYNKRSKSWSVYTMKEKKDYSYIPDLQRAIVAKRMQSGGGLPRKLTLRTDDPRHLGLLAPVQPPPTAELVRTHVTRGEGFPQS from the exons ATGGCCGAAGCAGCGCAAAAAAGTAAGAAAGCTAAGGTTTTGTCGGAGgaaagcaaaaaaagaaaacgagAAAGCGATCgtattaaaggcaggacgaggatcaacattggccCTGCATTttctcgttggcgtgagctgaaggaggaggaggggtgcccgaccgatgctgactTGGCTGCTATGCTTTTGGACTA CTTTCAAAAACAGCAAGTTACATCTACTCCCCACAAACTATCCTGCGAACCTCCACAGCCTGTGGTCTCGAGTATTACCGAGGAGTCGGACTATGATAG GGGTGAAATTCCCATTGAAGGGGTACACATCCTGGAAGAATGCCTTAGAGAAGATGAGGTCGCTATATTAGAGGCCAG CATGCAATCTCTAGAtgttgtagagaaagaagagcagCATGACTCTCCAGATGAGGAGGCAGCAAATGATCCAAGGATCAGTTT TATAGAAATGGATGAGAGTTGGAAAGACCCAAGATTATGTGAGGATGGGGACAGCTCTGATGAGGATTGTATTCCTTTTCTTCAACTACG AGTTGGTGGTGCTGCTTCAAAAGTCGGTAATATTGAGCAGCTTCAAGAAATATCAATGGACGAGACCGTGCTTGATGCAGCTGTTCCCAACTCAACCGACGACCAGATGACTGATGTGCCAGAccatttaaaaatagaaaaggaAGATGACCTGGTTGGAAAGAAGGCCTGCATTGCCTACCTTGACAACCTGAAGATGCTTGCTTCATTTATGCAACTTCCACTGAAAGCATGCACCTTTTCTAATAAAATTACTGGGGAAAAATGCACAGGAAGACCACCATTTCAGATTGAAATGAAGCCTCGAGGAACTGGTCTTGTCTTGGAATGG CTCTGCCCCTTTGGACACGTGCTCTGGAAATGGAATTCACAGCCTCTTTTGAAATATGGCATGCAAGGGGGGGACTTCATGCTATCCACAAATATcctgttatctgggaataactaCAGGAAAGTGGCATTACTCTTCAAATTCATGGAACTAGGGATGGTTGAAGAgtcaacatttttcaaaatccagGATACGTACTGCATTGAACCAGTTGATGAGTTTTGGCAGAAAATCCGAGCTGATGTGCTGACCCGATTACGTGTAAAGGACAAGGTGGTTATTCTTG GGGATGGCAGAATGGATTCTCCAg GCCACTGTGCACAGTATTGCACCTACACCACCATAGAGCAGGAATCTCGAGACATAGTGCACATTGTATCTCTGGATAAGCGTGAAACGAACAGGAACTCGGCAATAATGGAGAAGGAGTGTTTTGTCCGAACAATGGACGCATTATTGCCGGAGATCCATATATCGGAAGTGGTGACCGATGCCCACCCTCAGATTTCTGCTTTACTGA AACCAGATGGCAAATACAAACAATGGGGTCTACATCATTCCCTAGATATTTGGCACGCCGCAAAGAATTTAGGGAAGAAGCTGCGACGG GCTGGTTTGATGAAGGACCAGTCTGAAATTTTGCCTTGGATCGGTGAAATTGTAAACCATTTCTGGTATTGTGCAAAGCAAGCATCTTCTGTAGAGGAATTTAAG CTGAAGTGGCATGGTGTTATACACCATGTTCGCAACCAGCACACCTGGGCTACTGGATCGTGTGAGCATGAACCACTTGGCGATGGTACCCAGGAAAAAACGTGGATAGAACAAG GTTCATCAGCTCACCAAGCATTAGTCGCCATCGTCCTAGACAAGCATTGGTTGAAGAATGTCAAGAAGTTCATCAACTTCAG GACTACATCAGATCTGGAAAACTTCCAAAATCATATACTCATGTATGCAGGGAAGCGTTTTTCCTACAAGCCAGCAGTGTATCGCACAAGGACAATACTTGCAGCTATAGACTACAACTGTCACAATCACCGGCTCCCTTCAAGAAATAGAGATGGACACAAGAT ctacAGACGATACTACAACAAGCGGTCCAAATCCTGGAGTGTCTACACTATGAAGGAAAAAAAGGATTACTCCTACATTCCAGACCTGCAGAGGGCCATCGTTGCAAAGAGGATGCAAAGTGGAGGTGGTCTTCCTAGGAAACTGACCCTCAGGACAGATGATCCCAGGCACTTAGGTCTTTTGGCTCCAGTACAGCCACCCCCTACAGCAGAACTAGTTAGGACACATGTGACTCGTGGTGAAGGTTTTCCACAAAGTTaa